From Candidatus Defluviilinea gracilis, a single genomic window includes:
- a CDS encoding FAD-dependent oxidoreductase, with protein MKSNAEILIIGGGVVGVCSAYFLAKQGARVTLIEKDEIASGCSYGNGGLIAPSHAVPLASPGALGDGLRWLFDSESPFYIKPRMDAELIRWLARFVWASREGQMLKSLPVLRDLLFASRALYEELSQTAGFDFGFEGKGSLLVCLTKQALEKERRETRLFEEFKIPVSMVNRDEALELEPALLPSIAGGVYYPRDGRIDPRRFVVGLAEKAQELGAQLHTKTEALEFESQGGRVTKVHTTRGEFTAEQIILASGSWSPQVARALKLRIPIQPAKGYSVTVENPPVTPRLPLLFSEARVVINPLGHALRIAGTLELAGMDFSLNPRRVAAMRNASSDYLPGLAEARVIEIWRGLRPCTPDGLPIVSRVKKLENVIVAAGHAMLGMSLGPITGKLVSQLARGEASQLGLTPLSAERF; from the coding sequence ATGAAGTCCAACGCAGAAATTCTCATCATCGGCGGGGGAGTAGTCGGCGTGTGCTCAGCCTATTTTCTGGCAAAACAAGGCGCGCGGGTGACGCTCATCGAAAAGGACGAGATCGCTTCGGGATGTTCGTATGGCAACGGCGGGTTGATCGCGCCCAGTCATGCCGTGCCGCTCGCGTCACCTGGCGCGTTGGGCGATGGGTTGCGCTGGCTGTTCGACTCTGAAAGTCCGTTTTACATCAAGCCGCGCATGGATGCTGAGTTAATCCGCTGGTTAGCGCGTTTTGTGTGGGCGAGCCGCGAAGGGCAGATGTTGAAATCTCTGCCGGTCTTGCGCGATCTGTTGTTTGCCAGCCGCGCTCTGTATGAAGAACTGTCGCAAACGGCTGGCTTTGATTTTGGCTTCGAGGGCAAAGGCTCATTGCTGGTATGTCTTACAAAACAAGCGCTCGAAAAAGAACGGCGTGAGACACGCCTCTTCGAAGAGTTCAAGATTCCCGTCAGCATGGTGAACCGTGATGAAGCGCTCGAACTCGAGCCTGCGCTGTTGCCGTCGATCGCGGGCGGCGTGTATTACCCGCGCGATGGGCGTATCGACCCGCGGCGCTTTGTCGTCGGGTTGGCGGAAAAGGCTCAAGAGTTGGGAGCCCAACTCCACACAAAGACAGAGGCGCTTGAGTTTGAATCCCAAGGCGGGCGGGTGACGAAAGTTCACACCACGCGCGGCGAGTTCACTGCGGAGCAGATCATCCTTGCGAGCGGTTCGTGGTCGCCACAGGTGGCGCGGGCGTTGAAGTTGCGTATCCCGATTCAGCCTGCCAAGGGATACAGCGTTACGGTGGAAAATCCGCCGGTGACGCCGCGCCTGCCCCTATTGTTTTCGGAGGCGCGTGTGGTGATCAACCCCCTTGGTCACGCGCTTCGCATCGCCGGGACGCTTGAGCTGGCTGGCATGGATTTTTCGCTCAATCCCCGGCGGGTGGCGGCAATGCGAAACGCCTCGTCGGACTACCTGCCTGGTTTGGCGGAGGCGAGGGTCATCGAGATTTGGCGCGGTCTTCGCCCGTGCACGCCCGATGGCTTGCCGATCGTCTCGCGCGTGAAGAAGCTTGAAAATGTGATCGTCGCGGCTGGTCACGCCATGCTGGGTATGTCGCTGGGACCGATCACCGGCAAACTGGTTTCACAGCTGGCGCGGGGAGAGGCGTCGCAATTGGGTTTGACTCCGCTGTCGGCGGAAAGGTTTTAA
- a CDS encoding DEAD/DEAH box helicase: protein MQGIKVAGYETATPIQEAAIPAALRGRDIIGTAQTGTGKTAAFVLPILNKLLDGQRGMPRALIVTPTRELAEQINQVVRALSAGTGLRSATIYGGVGADRQIKALRQGVEILVATPGRLLDLIGQRHAKMNRIEILVLDEADRMFDMGFLPDVRRIIKAVPEQRQTMLFSATFPAEVEQLAAQSLVEPQKIAMGISKPAVTVSHALYPVPQHLKTGLLLRLLKQTDSDSILVFVRTKHRADKVAKQIAHAGYRVTSLHGNRTQGQRERALHGFKTGHFHIMVATDIAARGLDIDSITHVINYDMPDTADAYIHRIGRTGRAQRTGDAFTLVTDEDKDMIRALERIMGHPLEKKTLPDFDYSPPAPPRSGHQRREGTRPPRPAPTPTRFSKNRLAPRRRS from the coding sequence ATGCAGGGAATCAAAGTCGCGGGGTATGAAACTGCCACACCGATCCAAGAGGCGGCGATTCCCGCCGCATTGCGCGGACGCGACATCATTGGCACCGCGCAGACGGGAACGGGCAAAACCGCTGCGTTCGTCCTCCCCATTCTCAACAAACTGCTGGATGGACAACGAGGAATGCCGCGCGCGCTCATCGTCACGCCGACGCGCGAACTCGCCGAGCAGATCAATCAGGTCGTGCGCGCGCTGTCGGCGGGGACGGGGCTGAGGAGCGCGACCATCTACGGGGGCGTCGGAGCCGACCGTCAGATCAAGGCATTGCGTCAGGGTGTGGAAATCCTGGTGGCTACGCCGGGGCGTCTGCTCGACCTCATCGGGCAACGCCATGCGAAAATGAATCGCATCGAAATTTTGGTGCTCGATGAAGCCGACCGTATGTTCGACATGGGCTTTCTACCCGATGTGCGCCGCATCATCAAAGCCGTGCCTGAACAGCGGCAAACGATGCTGTTCTCCGCGACCTTCCCCGCCGAAGTGGAACAACTCGCGGCGCAATCGCTCGTTGAGCCGCAAAAAATTGCGATGGGTATCAGCAAGCCCGCGGTCACGGTGAGTCATGCGTTATATCCCGTGCCGCAACATTTGAAAACGGGGTTGTTATTGCGCCTGCTCAAACAAACCGATTCGGATTCGATTCTCGTTTTCGTGCGCACGAAACATCGCGCCGACAAGGTGGCGAAACAGATCGCGCACGCGGGTTATCGCGTCACGAGTCTGCATGGCAACCGCACGCAGGGACAACGCGAGCGCGCGCTTCACGGTTTCAAAACGGGACACTTCCACATCATGGTCGCCACCGACATCGCGGCGCGCGGTCTCGACATTGACAGCATCACGCACGTCATCAACTACGACATGCCCGACACCGCCGACGCCTACATCCATCGCATCGGACGCACGGGGCGCGCGCAACGCACAGGCGACGCGTTCACTCTGGTCACCGATGAAGACAAGGATATGATCCGCGCTCTCGAACGCATCATGGGGCATCCATTGGAGAAAAAGACTCTGCCCGACTTCGACTACTCGCCTCCCGCCCCGCCTCGGTCTGGTCACCAGCGCCGTGAAGGGACTCGCCCCCCACGCCCCGCCCCCACGCCGACGAGGTTCTCGAAGAATCGACTCGCGCCGAGGCGAAGATCGTAA
- a CDS encoding glycogen synthase: protein MPQTINVLFLAAEAEPFVKVGGLGDVAGTLPRELRAISGEEIKIDIRLVLPLHPVIKTEALKPLAIYSLPRGSSEVQVEAFEGTLGGLPVYFINGDPIKASGSVYSSNNKLDAEKYVFFSLAALELPHQIDWMPSILHCNDWHTALAAYGNLVKRWEDKKNRVASVISIHNLPFLGPDIRELLEDYGLPLAKTDLPDWARTLPMPLGLWAADAIIAVSPTYADEILHEEFGSGLQDFFKNRADTLSGILNGLDVVSFDPQTDSALSAPFNAETLPLRSANKLALQRRVGLPELPDTPLLGMVTRMDMQKGVDIALKGLRMLKKQNWQFVLLGAGDPKLETAAKKIQEELPDRARVETRYDANLARQIYAGADLFLMPSRYEPCGTSQMIAMRYGCAPLVRAVGGLHDTVTDGETGFVFVDIKVKSFNEAVRRALQLFPDRPRWAALQKAGMAKDFSWRASAEQYVEAYKKLIAESAAPAREAYPASAEKPRRQIRERQATTPVVHGEAE, encoded by the coding sequence ATGCCCCAAACAATCAACGTTCTATTTCTTGCGGCAGAAGCGGAACCTTTTGTCAAAGTTGGGGGGCTGGGTGATGTGGCAGGCACATTGCCGCGCGAATTGCGCGCAATTTCAGGGGAGGAGATCAAGATCGATATACGGCTTGTGTTGCCGTTGCACCCGGTGATCAAAACGGAAGCCCTGAAACCCCTGGCGATCTATTCCCTACCGAGAGGCAGTTCCGAGGTCCAGGTAGAGGCGTTTGAAGGAACGCTGGGCGGACTCCCGGTATATTTCATCAACGGCGACCCGATCAAGGCTAGCGGCTCGGTATATTCATCCAATAACAAGTTAGACGCTGAAAAGTATGTTTTTTTCTCTTTAGCCGCATTGGAGTTGCCCCACCAAATCGACTGGATGCCGAGCATCCTGCATTGCAACGACTGGCATACCGCCCTTGCGGCTTATGGCAACCTGGTCAAACGCTGGGAGGATAAAAAGAACCGCGTCGCTTCGGTGATCTCGATCCATAACCTGCCTTTCCTCGGTCCAGACATTCGGGAACTCCTCGAGGACTATGGTTTGCCGCTTGCCAAAACCGACCTGCCAGACTGGGCGCGCACGCTGCCTATGCCGCTCGGCTTATGGGCGGCAGATGCGATCATCGCTGTTTCGCCCACGTACGCCGACGAAATCCTGCACGAGGAGTTTGGCTCCGGTTTACAGGACTTCTTCAAGAATCGCGCCGATACGCTAAGCGGCATCCTCAATGGATTGGATGTCGTTTCGTTCGACCCTCAAACTGATTCAGCCCTTTCGGCGCCTTTCAACGCCGAGACGCTCCCCCTTCGTTCCGCAAATAAACTTGCCCTCCAGCGCCGGGTTGGCTTGCCCGAATTGCCAGATACCCCCCTGCTTGGAATGGTCACGCGCATGGACATGCAAAAAGGCGTGGATATTGCCCTCAAAGGCTTGCGCATGTTGAAGAAGCAAAACTGGCAATTCGTTTTGCTCGGCGCGGGCGACCCTAAACTCGAGACGGCGGCTAAAAAAATACAAGAGGAATTGCCGGATCGCGCGCGCGTGGAAACCCGCTACGACGCCAACCTCGCCCGCCAGATCTACGCCGGGGCAGACCTGTTCCTCATGCCTTCGCGCTACGAACCGTGCGGCACCTCGCAAATGATCGCCATGCGCTACGGATGCGCGCCGCTCGTGCGCGCCGTAGGCGGACTGCACGATACGGTCACCGACGGCGAAACCGGGTTCGTATTTGTGGATATAAAAGTCAAATCGTTCAACGAGGCGGTACGACGCGCATTACAGCTCTTTCCAGATCGACCCCGCTGGGCGGCTCTGCAAAAAGCGGGCATGGCAAAAGATTTCAGCTGGCGCGCCTCGGCGGAACAATATGTCGAAGCGTATAAAAAATTGATCGCCGAATCAGCCGCCCCGGCGCGTGAAGCGTATCCGGCTTCGGCAGAGAAACCGCGCAGGCAAATCCGTGAAAGGCAAGCCACAACTCCAGTAGTCCATGGCGAGGCAGAATGA
- a CDS encoding cold-shock protein has product MSDRIIGTVKWFNGTKGFGFIEREGRKDVFVHFSAIQGDGFKNLTEGQKVEFTVEQGPKGPQASNVTTVS; this is encoded by the coding sequence ATGTCTGACAGAATTATCGGAACGGTCAAGTGGTTCAACGGAACAAAAGGCTTCGGCTTCATCGAGCGCGAAGGCCGCAAGGACGTGTTCGTCCATTTCTCCGCCATTCAAGGCGATGGGTTCAAGAATCTGACGGAAGGCCAGAAAGTCGAATTCACCGTGGAACAGGGACCGAAGGGTCCGCAGGCTAGCAACGTCACCACAGTGAGCTAG